The following are encoded in a window of Massilia sp. R2A-15 genomic DNA:
- a CDS encoding YfiR family protein, translating to MNAPRILWFLLRRLLPGAALLAACLAQAQPSAVALERSVKAAFIYKFLGYTEFPANAFSDPAAPIVIGVAGSDDMAAELGRIVAGRSINSRPIAVRQFRDGDSVAAVQLLFVAGADCARAARTLRQAPAVPVLLVTECGTGLQAGSIINFKIVEERVRFDVSLDAADRNNIKLSSRLLTVANHVSKGAQ from the coding sequence TTGAACGCGCCGCGCATACTCTGGTTCCTGCTGCGCCGCCTGTTGCCGGGCGCGGCGCTGCTGGCCGCCTGCCTGGCGCAGGCGCAACCCAGCGCGGTGGCGCTCGAGCGCAGTGTCAAGGCGGCGTTCATCTACAAGTTCCTGGGTTACACTGAGTTTCCGGCGAACGCCTTCAGCGATCCGGCCGCGCCCATCGTGATCGGCGTGGCAGGGTCGGACGACATGGCTGCCGAGCTGGGCCGTATCGTCGCCGGACGCAGCATCAACAGCCGGCCCATCGCCGTCAGGCAGTTCCGCGACGGCGACAGCGTGGCGGCAGTGCAGCTGCTGTTCGTGGCCGGCGCCGATTGCGCCCGCGCCGCCCGCACGCTGCGCCAGGCGCCGGCCGTGCCGGTACTGCTGGTCACCGAATGCGGCACCGGCTTGCAGGCCGGCAGCATCATCAATTTCAAGATTGTCGAGGAGCGCGTGCGCTTCGATGTGTCGCTCGACGCGGCCGACAGGAACAACATCAAACTGAGTTCGCGCCTGCTGACGGTGGCGAACC
- a CDS encoding TonB-dependent siderophore receptor: protein MLKLPLPLTVVALSLTALACDAGAAGQAGASLVDYSLEQLADIVVTSVSRQETRLADAPASIYLISAADIRRAGAATLPEALRLAPNLQVAQSDARNYAITARGFSSNLENKLLVLIDGRSVYSPLFSGVFWDAQDVAMEDIERIEVISGPGATIWGANAVNGVINIITRPAADTQGGLVAVSAGARLRSATARYGLPLSNGGHYRVYARHTDAAQTFSEAGAPGRNDWRRQQAGFRADWDGPVHDVTVSGDAYQGALSSGAGPDTRIAGANLLGRIDSRLADGSDLRLQAYLDHTERDQDNTGAQLLDTVDVEVQHGAALGAAHQLVWGGGYRYSRDRLEGGPLLQFSPAERALHWGNVFAQDEIRLHEALRLTLGLKFEHNTYTGMEALPNVHLAWKLRAGQLLWAGVSRTVRTPSRIDRDLWLVDARNSTPAAPRYTIAGGPQFDAETARVAELGYRGQQGGAFSYAATLFYSDYDRLRTLEPVAGGGAQFRNFGRGNARGLEMWSRWQVRDDWRLSGGLVLQDVRTHLAPGSQDSSGGTGLATNDPSHYWSLRSSHDLADDLQADLLLRAVGSLPRPAVPGYSELDARLAWQPRRDLELSLAGHNLLHRSHAEFGTAGTRQMIERAVSVKLALRF, encoded by the coding sequence ATGCTAAAACTGCCACTTCCACTCACTGTTGTCGCCCTTTCGCTGACCGCGTTGGCTTGCGACGCCGGTGCGGCAGGGCAGGCGGGCGCCTCGCTGGTGGACTATTCGCTTGAACAGCTGGCCGACATCGTCGTCACCTCCGTGTCGCGCCAGGAAACCCGGCTTGCCGACGCGCCGGCCTCGATCTACCTGATCAGCGCGGCCGACATCCGCCGCGCCGGCGCCGCCACGCTGCCTGAAGCACTGCGCCTGGCGCCGAACCTGCAGGTGGCGCAAAGCGATGCGCGCAATTACGCGATCACCGCGCGCGGCTTCAGTTCGAACCTGGAAAACAAGCTGCTGGTCCTGATCGACGGGCGCAGCGTCTATTCGCCGCTGTTTTCCGGCGTGTTCTGGGACGCCCAGGACGTGGCGATGGAGGACATCGAGCGTATCGAAGTGATCAGCGGCCCGGGCGCGACGATCTGGGGCGCCAACGCCGTCAACGGCGTGATCAACATCATCACGCGCCCCGCGGCCGACACGCAGGGCGGCCTGGTGGCGGTTAGTGCTGGCGCCAGGCTCCGCTCGGCGACTGCGCGCTACGGCCTGCCGCTCTCCAATGGCGGCCACTACCGCGTGTACGCCAGGCACACCGATGCGGCCCAGACGTTCAGCGAAGCCGGGGCCCCGGGGCGCAACGACTGGCGGCGCCAGCAGGCGGGGTTTCGCGCCGACTGGGACGGCCCCGTGCACGACGTGACCGTCAGCGGCGACGCCTACCAGGGCGCGCTGAGCTCGGGCGCCGGTCCGGACACCCGCATCGCCGGCGCCAACCTGCTCGGCCGGATCGACAGCCGCCTGGCCGACGGTTCCGACCTGCGCCTGCAGGCCTACCTCGACCACACCGAGCGCGACCAGGACAATACCGGCGCCCAGCTGCTCGACACGGTGGACGTCGAAGTCCAGCACGGCGCCGCCCTCGGCGCCGCGCACCAGCTGGTCTGGGGCGGCGGCTATCGCTACAGCCGCGACCGGCTCGAAGGAGGGCCGCTGCTGCAGTTCTCGCCGGCCGAGCGCGCCCTGCACTGGGGCAACGTGTTCGCGCAGGACGAGATCCGCCTGCACGAGGCGTTGCGCCTGACGTTGGGGCTGAAATTCGAGCACAACACCTACACCGGCATGGAAGCGCTGCCCAACGTGCACCTGGCGTGGAAGCTGCGCGCCGGCCAGCTGCTGTGGGCCGGCGTCTCGCGCACCGTGCGCACGCCGTCGCGCATCGACCGCGACCTGTGGCTGGTCGATGCCCGCAATTCGACGCCGGCCGCGCCGCGCTACACCATCGCCGGCGGCCCGCAGTTCGACGCCGAGACCGCGCGCGTGGCCGAACTGGGCTACCGCGGCCAGCAGGGCGGCGCCTTCTCGTACGCGGCGACCCTGTTCTACAGCGACTACGACCGCCTGCGCACGCTCGAGCCGGTCGCCGGCGGCGGCGCCCAGTTCCGCAACTTCGGCCGCGGCAATGCGCGCGGACTGGAAATGTGGAGCCGCTGGCAGGTGCGCGACGACTGGCGCCTGTCCGGCGGGCTGGTGCTGCAGGACGTGCGCACCCACCTGGCGCCCGGCAGCCAGGACAGTTCGGGCGGCACCGGCCTGGCCACCAACGACCCGTCGCACTACTGGTCGCTGCGCTCGTCGCACGACCTTGCCGACGACCTGCAGGCCGACTTGCTGCTGCGCGCGGTCGGCAGCCTGCCGCGCCCGGCGGTGCCCGGCTACAGCGAGCTCGACGCGCGCCTCGCGTGGCAGCCGCGGCGCGACCTGGAACTGTCGCTGGCCGGCCATAACCTGCTGCACCGTTCGCATGCCGAATTCGGCACGGCCGGCACGCGCCAGATGATCGAGCGCGCCGTGTCCGTCAAACTGGCGCTGCGATTTTGA
- a CDS encoding response regulator, with translation MMIEAPKFSGVAGDIDWSRSALGEPAQWPHALRLTLDIVLNSPFPMLLCWGPQRIVVFNDAYAAFAGPSHPSAPGAKVPPMLPAPLEAAYDAFEQALAGHTAQAARKTVSFIIPGGPQTRDCDLHFTPVRDERQQVLGVLCSLAPATQPAAESAVPAAGLRILVVEDNLDSQYLVCEMLRAFGHDNDGVAHAEGALEKLAAGNYNVLFTDVSLPGMSGVELARRALQANPALKVIFASGYGDALLRQVEFPHKSLQKPYEIEQLQKVLAEVGATV, from the coding sequence ATGATGATTGAAGCACCCAAGTTTTCCGGCGTCGCCGGCGATATCGACTGGTCGCGCAGCGCGCTGGGCGAGCCGGCGCAATGGCCGCACGCGCTGCGGCTGACGCTCGACATCGTGCTCAACTCCCCGTTTCCGATGCTGTTGTGCTGGGGCCCCCAGCGCATCGTCGTGTTCAACGACGCCTACGCCGCCTTCGCCGGCCCGTCGCATCCGTCCGCCCCTGGCGCCAAGGTGCCGCCGATGCTGCCGGCGCCGCTCGAAGCGGCGTACGACGCTTTCGAGCAGGCGCTGGCCGGCCACACCGCGCAGGCGGCGCGCAAGACCGTCTCCTTCATCATTCCCGGCGGCCCGCAAACGCGCGACTGCGACCTGCATTTCACCCCGGTCCGCGACGAACGCCAGCAGGTGCTCGGCGTGCTGTGCTCCCTGGCCCCGGCCACTCAGCCCGCTGCCGAAAGCGCCGTGCCCGCGGCCGGCCTGCGCATCCTGGTGGTGGAAGACAACCTCGACTCGCAGTACCTGGTGTGCGAAATGCTGCGCGCCTTCGGCCACGACAACGACGGCGTCGCGCACGCCGAGGGCGCGCTGGAAAAGCTCGCCGCGGGAAACTACAACGTGCTGTTTACCGACGTCAGCCTGCCCGGCATGTCGGGCGTCGAGCTGGCGCGCCGTGCGCTGCAGGCCAATCCGGCACTGAAAGTCATCTTCGCCTCGGGCTACGGCGACGCCCTCCTGCGCCAGGTCGAATTCCCCCACAAGTCGCTGCAAAAGCCCTACGAAATCGAGCAGCTGCAAAAGGTCCTGGCCGAGGTCGGCGCAACAGTGTGA
- a CDS encoding ATP-binding protein, whose protein sequence is MTGDGADRARMDGMLEHLADAFCAVDPAGRITCLNRSAADLLAAPGMARADLEGRVLWDLPDLEACHIGPPLSPATEFFHVRLERWFELRCSPSPDGTACLFLDITARKAGEQAIVAASTRLHVALEAGRLGDWRWDARTDRFTLGARAAELFGLEPETPLAWDQLRERLHGADRDMVRDQFRHAMAHREDLDVEFRVDAAGGPPRWISVVGRADYADRDRQRSVLGMTGVVQDISARKNAEDTLRESEEVLRALANSIPQLAWMAVADGHIVWYNERWYEYTGTTPEQMAGWDWQSVHDPEVLPLVRQRWKESIRTGNPFDMEFPIRGADGQFRWFLTRVNAVRDRQGNVVRWFGTNTDVDQDKRVQQALRDESNVLELLNSTGSALARQRDLRSLLQTVADAATGISGARFGAFVYNGADSAGEPFTLTALAGAATDEFAQFAGAAAQSDGVVRWGDNGGDSAQRSFLEVPVVSRSGEVLGRLLFGHPEPGVFTERTERIVGGIAAQAAVAIDNTRLYEAARRAAEERKELLESERLARAEAERTSQMKDEFLATLSHELRTPLSAILGWAQVLRRGTRDAADLQRGLQTIERNARAQAQLIEDLLDMSRITSGKVMLDIQTLAPSVFVDAAIETLRPAAEAKNIRLEKDYDPATGMIAGDPARLQQVVWNLLSNAIKFTPRDGLVRLGLRPAGGNVEISVADSGAGIAPEFITHVFERFRQGDSSTTRQHGGLGLGLSIVKHLIEQHGGTVRVESGGAECGATFTVELPAASAQVLAARADRAPYSPPSPLTPDIVVRDLSNLKVLVVDDEADARDLIKRILSDCHASVTTAPNARAALEAFRAAPPDVMISDLGMPEMDGFGLLAEVRALAGGAAVPAIALTAFARSEDRLRALEAGFAAHISKPVEPSQLIATVADISGRPQR, encoded by the coding sequence ATGACCGGCGACGGCGCAGACCGCGCGCGCATGGACGGCATGCTGGAACACCTGGCCGACGCATTCTGCGCGGTCGATCCCGCCGGCCGCATCACCTGCCTCAATCGCAGCGCGGCGGACTTGCTTGCCGCTCCCGGCATGGCGCGCGCGGACCTCGAAGGCCGCGTGCTGTGGGACCTGCCCGACCTGGAAGCATGCCATATCGGGCCGCCGCTTTCCCCCGCCACCGAATTTTTCCACGTCCGCCTGGAGCGCTGGTTCGAACTGCGCTGCTCGCCCTCGCCCGACGGGACGGCCTGCCTCTTCCTCGACATCACCGCGCGCAAGGCTGGCGAACAGGCGATCGTCGCCGCCAGCACGCGCCTGCACGTGGCGCTCGAAGCCGGGCGCCTCGGCGACTGGCGCTGGGATGCACGCACCGACCGCTTCACGCTGGGCGCTCGCGCGGCCGAACTGTTCGGGCTCGAGCCGGAAACGCCGCTGGCTTGGGACCAGCTGCGCGAGCGCCTGCACGGCGCCGACCGCGACATGGTGCGCGACCAGTTCCGCCACGCGATGGCGCACCGCGAGGACCTGGACGTCGAATTCCGCGTCGATGCCGCCGGCGGCCCGCCGCGCTGGATCTCGGTGGTGGGCCGCGCCGATTACGCCGACCGCGACCGCCAGCGCAGCGTGCTGGGCATGACCGGCGTGGTGCAGGACATCAGCGCCCGCAAGAACGCCGAGGACACGCTGCGCGAAAGCGAAGAAGTGCTGCGCGCGCTGGCCAACTCGATCCCGCAGCTGGCATGGATGGCGGTGGCCGACGGCCATATCGTCTGGTACAACGAGCGCTGGTACGAGTACACCGGCACCACGCCCGAGCAGATGGCGGGCTGGGACTGGCAATCGGTGCACGACCCCGAAGTGCTGCCGCTGGTGCGCCAGCGCTGGAAGGAGTCGATCCGCACCGGCAATCCGTTCGACATGGAGTTCCCGATCCGCGGCGCCGACGGCCAGTTCCGCTGGTTCCTCACGCGCGTGAACGCGGTGCGCGACCGCCAGGGCAATGTGGTGCGCTGGTTCGGCACCAATACCGACGTCGACCAGGACAAGCGCGTGCAGCAGGCGCTGCGCGACGAGTCGAACGTGCTGGAACTTCTCAACAGCACCGGCAGCGCACTGGCGCGCCAGCGCGACCTGCGCTCGCTGCTGCAGACCGTCGCCGACGCCGCCACCGGCATCAGCGGCGCGCGCTTCGGCGCCTTCGTCTACAACGGCGCCGACAGCGCCGGCGAGCCGTTCACGCTGACCGCGCTGGCCGGCGCGGCGACCGACGAATTCGCGCAGTTCGCCGGCGCCGCCGCGCAGTCCGATGGCGTGGTCCGCTGGGGCGACAACGGCGGCGACAGCGCGCAACGCAGCTTCCTCGAAGTGCCCGTGGTGTCGCGTTCGGGCGAGGTGCTCGGGCGCCTGCTGTTCGGCCATCCGGAACCGGGCGTGTTCACCGAACGCACCGAGCGCATCGTCGGCGGCATCGCGGCGCAGGCCGCGGTGGCCATCGACAACACCCGCCTGTACGAGGCGGCCCGGCGCGCCGCCGAAGAGCGCAAGGAGCTGCTCGAGAGCGAGCGGCTGGCGCGCGCCGAGGCCGAGCGCACCAGCCAGATGAAGGACGAATTTCTCGCCACGCTGTCGCACGAACTGCGCACCCCGCTGTCGGCGATCCTCGGCTGGGCCCAGGTCCTGCGGCGCGGCACGCGCGACGCGGCCGACCTCCAGCGCGGCCTGCAGACCATCGAGCGCAACGCGCGCGCCCAGGCCCAGCTGATCGAAGACCTGCTCGACATGAGCCGCATCACTTCCGGCAAGGTCATGCTCGACATCCAGACCCTGGCGCCGTCGGTGTTCGTCGACGCCGCCATCGAAACGCTGCGCCCGGCCGCGGAAGCGAAGAACATTCGGCTGGAGAAGGACTACGATCCCGCCACCGGCATGATCGCCGGCGACCCGGCGCGGCTGCAGCAGGTGGTGTGGAACCTGCTGTCGAACGCGATCAAGTTCACGCCGCGCGACGGCCTGGTGCGCCTCGGCCTGCGCCCGGCCGGCGGCAACGTCGAAATCTCGGTGGCCGACAGCGGCGCCGGCATCGCCCCCGAATTCATCACCCACGTGTTCGAGCGCTTCCGTCAAGGCGACTCCTCGACAACGCGCCAGCACGGCGGCCTGGGGCTCGGGCTGTCGATCGTCAAGCACCTGATCGAGCAGCATGGCGGCACGGTGCGGGTCGAAAGCGGCGGGGCCGAATGCGGCGCGACCTTCACGGTCGAACTGCCGGCGGCGTCCGCGCAGGTGCTGGCGGCGCGCGCCGACCGCGCCCCCTACAGCCCTCCTTCCCCGCTCACGCCCGACATCGTGGTGCGCGACCTGTCGAACCTGAAAGTGCTGGTGGTGGACGACGAGGCCGACGCGCGCGACCTGATCAAGCGCATCCTGTCGGACTGCCACGCCAGCGTCACCACCGCGCCCAACGCGCGCGCCGCGCTCGAGGCCTTCCGCGCCGCGCCGCCGGACGTGATGATCAGCGACCTGGGCATGCCCGAAATGGACGGCTTCGGGCTGCTGGCCGAGGTGCGCGCGCTGGCGGGCGGCGCCGCCGTGCCGGCCATCGCGCTGACCGCGTTCGCCCGTTCCGAGGACCGCCTGCGCGCCCTCGAAGCGGGCTTTGCGGCGCACATTTCCAAGCCGGTCGAGCCGAGCCAGCTGATCGCCACCGTGGCCGACATCAGCGGCCGGCCGCAACGCTGA